In the Dolichospermum flos-aquae CCAP 1403/13F genome, ATGTTGCATCTAATATTTCTACATCTTTGCAAACAGGAGAATTAGTTTGTCTACTTGGTCCTAATGGTGCTGGTAAGTCTACTTTATTGCGAACTCTGGCAGGAATGCAACCACCAATTGCTGGGGAAGTCAAACTTTTAGAAAATGATATTTACAAGTTACCACCACAGGAATTAGCAAAACTTTTAAGTTTGGTATTGACTGAAAAAATTGATGTGGGAATGTTATCAGCTTACGCTTTGGTGAGTATGGGCAGATATCCTTATACTGACTGGTGGGGAAAGTTAACACCTGAAGATGAGGAGATTATTAATTGGGCGATGAAATCTGTGGGAGCGGTAAATTTAGCCCAACGGAATGTGAGCGAATTAAGTGATGGTGAACGACAGAAAATTATGATTGCTAGGGCTTTAGCGCAGTCGCCTATGGTGATGTTATTGGATGAACCAACAGCATTTTTAGATTTACCACGCCGGGTGGAAATTATGCAATTGTTACGTCAATTAGCAAGGGATACAAATCAAGCAATTTTGCTTTCTACCCATGATTTAGATTTAGCTTTGCGCCTTGCTGATAAAATTTGGCTGTTAGGAATTAATGGTATTCTTCACGTTGGCGCACCAGAAGATTTGATATTAAGTGGTGCATTTGCTGATACTTTCCGCAGTGAAGGTGTGGAATTTAATATTTTTTCTGGGGAATTTAATCTGCATATACCTGAAAAAGGAACAGTTAATTTAATAGGTGAAGGTGTTGCTGCTATTTGGACAATTCGCGCCTTAGAAAGAGTAGGATTTACAGTTTTACAAGGTGGTAAATCTGCACAAATTACAGTAGAAGTTATTTCTAGTCCTGAACAATTTGTTTGGCAAATTACCAAGAATAGGGATGTTTCTATATATTATTCTGTGTCTGAAGTAATTAAATTTTTGAACATCATTAGATAGTACTGACTTTTCCCGTTAAGTCTTGAAAAGCTTGGATTATTGAGCGGTTACATTAGATAAATCATGAATGGGAGATGTAAATCTCCCACCTCTTTAAGAAATTGTCTTTTGATTAAATCAGGTAACTGGTATTTGGCACAATGGGAAATATTGCATACTCATACCAAGCTGTCCAGATAAAACTCCGAATCCAGCGTTGACGTTTTTCTGCACTTAATTCATACGCAAATGCACCGGAAGATTCATCAATGGAAGATAAATGGGAGTTACAACCACAGCCATGTTGATAGGTAAAACCGTATTTGGAGGCTATACTTTGCACTTTCATTTGGATTGCAAATACCTTACCTGCGTGGAGGATAGCATCCCAAGAACGTTTATGTTCTATATCCCGTTGATCAAATCTTAAAGCTCTTTCTTCAAATACATGATCTCGATAAATTGGAGCTAAATGAACATGATAAAAACTTGCTGGTAGATCATAACCAAATTCCCGGAAAAGTTCTAGTCCAATATGTGCCACTTTGAGTTCATTACTGTATTCAGAACCCTTTGATTCAAAATTACGTACAACTTCTGCAAAGTTCGGATAATTATGAACCATAAAATCATGACCATAAAATTCTAGAGTTTCTCGTGCCATTTGCCCAAATAACTCGGAAAATGAGCGTTTTAAATGAAATAAATGGGGACGTTCATTAAACAAATCAACATCACCATATTGCAGTTTATATTGAAACAACTGCGCCATTTCCACATAGATTTGTGGGTCACTGAGTTTAACATTTGCTCTACCTTTAGCAATATCTTGCCACACAGAAGGTAGTTGAGAAAGGGTAACGGCATTTTCACCAACAATGACTGCAATATTAGGGACTTCTTGAAGCTGCATATCCAATTTCCACAGAGATTTTAATTAACTAATTTACTATAAATCATCTCCTTTTTATTTTATTAACAGAATTAAAAAATGTTTGACAGACTGTCTTTTGACATTTAACCTACAAGTAGGTTGGGTTGACGCAAGGAAACCCAACATTATCGGAGTTTTGTTGAGTTGTATTTCCAACATTTCGGAATTTTGTTGAGTTGTACTTTCAACATTTCGGAATTTTGTTGAGTTGTACTTTCAACATTGTCGGAATTTTGTTGAGTTGTGCTTTCAACATTTTTGAAACTTTGTTGGGTTGCGCTGTCGCTTAACCCAACCTACAATATATGCACAAAAATATATTACGGTTAAATCTATTTTCAACCATCTTTTAATATTCGTTGTCGGACTCGTTCTATAATTATTCCCTCTTCAGGAGATAACCCATTAACTAGCATTTCATATATTAATGGTACACCCAACTCTAATTCTTCTAAAAGTAGACTTTGGCTAAATACATCTTCTGGTGTTCCTTCTAGCATCAATTGTCCTTTATCCATGACAAAAACCCAATCTGCCCAGCGATAGACTAAATCTAAATCGTGAGTGGCCATTAATAAAGTATGACCATGTTGATGAATTTTCTTGAGAGTTTTCATCAAATTACGAGTATGTTTAATATCTAAATATGCCGTTGGCTCATCTAATATTAAAAGTTGCGGTTTTAGTACCATAATATCAGCAATAGAAACTCTTTTTTTCTGCCCTAAACTGAGATGATGTACTGGTGTTTCTGCTAAATTGGTTAATTCAAATTCATCCAATATTTGTTCTACTCGCTGTTGAATTTCTGCTGTGGGTAAACCTAAATTACACAAACCATAAGAAATATCTTCCTCAACCGTAGAAGCTACTAATTGTTGTTCTGGATCTTGAAATACTAAACCAACTTTTTGGCGAATTTTACTGAGATGTTGACGATTATAAATTAATGGTTTACCACACCATTTGACAATACCATAATTTGGTTTATAAAGTCCATTAGCTAATAAGAAAAGTGTGGTTTTTCCACAACCATTTTGTCCAATTAAGGCACACTTTTTTCCAGAAGGAATCTTCATGGTTAACCCATTCAAAGCTGATTGTTGTAGCCTTTGTGAACCTGGATACGTGTAATGTACTTGCTCAAATTCGAGTAAATATTCCTGCATTTTGGCAAATTTCTAATCCTATTAATAATACACAGCCACAAATTGCTTCAATGATATATCGTGGAGATGGACGATAACGTCGGGGATGCCAAAATCGCAATTCACCAGCAAAGCCTCGTGCTTGCAATCCTAGAGAAAATTGACTATATTGTTGTAGAGTTCGCTGTAATAATTGTCCAATTAATAATGCTAAACTTTTCATGCTAGTTTGCCAATTACAATAGCCACCGCGAGAGTTTTGTGCTGTCAATAATTCATTAGCTGTTTTGAGCAAAATGAAAATAAACCGATACATTAGTAATAGCAAATCAGTTAAAAGTGCTGGAAATCTCAACCAACGTAAAGTTTGCAAAATTTCTGTGAACGGGACAGTTAACATGAGAAAATATAAACAAGAAACAGAGGCTAATGATCTAGTGACAATTTCCCATGCTTGAATGCTACCACTACGACTGATGTAAAGATAGAATTGTCCAAAAGTCATTCCATACCATGAGTCTAATTGGACAATTTGCACATCAGCAATTGCAACTCCATTTACCATTAGTGCTGGTAAACTTGTTAAACAAAAAACTATGGTAAACATTAACAATCGCCAATAAACACCAACCGGAATTTTTGCATAAATTACTGTCCAAATGCTCATCCAAATTACTATCAAGATTTGGACTAAAGGATGAGCGCAAAGAGAAATAATCAGAGTCGTCAATGCAAAAATAAGTTTATGTTCTGGTGGTAATCTTCTCAGTTGATTAGTATAAGCTAAAGTATCTAGTTGTAGGGTCATTCTTCACGTTTTGGCTGTTGGGAACGTCCTTTATAAATACCTATTGCATAACCAACTACTCCCGCACCTAACGCCGCTTGAGAAGCAAATAGTAAACTAGCTATTTCTCCACTGGCTGGTTCGAATATTGATTTAAACCAAGGTTTATATTCCGGTTGTATTTCTGTAATAGCGGCTTTGGCTTTGTCGTCAGAACCAGCAAATTTACCACCCCGCACAAATATTAAAGGTGCAACTGCTAAAGCTAAAACGCCTAATATTAAAAACCAGTTATTTAAACTTTTTTTAGATTGGTTCATGACTTTGATTTTTTCCCTTAATTAATTGCAGAAGTTCCAATTCTTGAGGATTATAAGATTGTAACCAGTTCCAAACCAAGACAGTTAATAATCCTTCACTAATTGCTAAGGGTACTTGAGTAATAGCAAAAATTCCCGCGAACTTGGCAAATGAAGCGATAAATCCACCCACAGGTGCAGGAAAAGCCAAGGCAAGTTGGATAGAAGTAATAATGTAGGTGAGTAAATCTGCCAAAGCCGCGGCTAAAAATATGGCGATTTTTTGTTTACCACTCAGGCGCATTGTGAAATTATAGATCCAATAAGCTGCGAATGGGCCAGCGATCGCCATCGAAAAAGCATTTGCACCCAAGGTAGTTAATCCACCATGTGCCAGTAACAAAGCCTGAAATAACAATACTAAGCTACCCAAAACTGTCATGGTCAGGGGTCCAAACAGCACCGCACCTAACCCTGTTCCTGTGGGGTGAGAACAGCTACCTGTGACAGAAGGGATTTTCAACGCTGACAGCACAAAGGTAAAAGCACCAGCCAAACCTAACAAAAGTTTCAATTCTGGGTTAGCTTGGGTAATGCGAGTCAAACTCCGCAATCCTAACATAAAAAATGGTAATGACACAACCCACCAAAATATCGCCCATTGCACAGGTAAAAACCCTTCCATAATGTGCATTGCGTAGGCAGGTTTGGGAAAATTAACTACCAGGTAAAAACTAATAACAGCCATGAAGATGAGATTAACTAACCCCGGTTTTTTCCTAGATATCATCTGTACCTTGCAGATTTATATAAACGTCTTTTCTTTTTTATCGGCGGGCATCCTGACTCACCATATTATGGCTCACAGTTGCGGGACAGCGCCGGATTTGCACCAGACTTTCCCCCTCACGTCCAATGGCTGTTCCCCATCAGAACCGATTTTGGTAACTATATCACATTAGAATCAGAAATAAATCACAATATCACGTTGTTAATCTGCAAGGTGGCAAAATAAATCTAGTGTCAATTTACCTAACTACTTACAAATCATTAAAAGTTGTGTTACACCTAAGTTGAAACTCAACAGACTGAATACCATTTTGGAAATTTACCGCGTCAGTAAAAACAATGGGTTCTGGAGTTTGATTTACTCACCCCAGAACTCAAGACTATTCTGCAAATCATCCCACAAATTATTGGCTTGAAAAAAATTCTACAACTTCACGTCAGGGGGAAGCAGCACTTTGTCAATTACATGAATTACGCCGTTACTAGCTTTGACATCTGCTTTGGTAACTTTAGCATTACCTATAGTGACTCGACCTTTCTTAACTTGAATCTTCACTGAAGCACCTTCAACTGTTTTGACATCACCAGCCTTGATGCTTTTAGCAGTAATTTCCCCAGGAACTACATGATAGGTCAAAATCTTGACTAAGGTGGCTTTGTTTTCTGGATGCAACAGTTTTTCTAAAGTTCCTTTTGGTAACGCTTTGAATGCGGCATCGGTAGGTGCAAATACGGTGAATGGTCCTTTGGCTGATAAGGTTTCGACTAAACCAGCCGCTTTGATAGCTGCTACTAAGGTTGTGAAAGAACTGTTACCACTGGCTACTTCTACAATTGTCCCGACAGTCTGTGTACTGGTATGGGGTGTAGCAGGTTTTGCCGCAGGCTTAGTTCCAGCGAAAGCGGGAACACTGACGAAAAGAGTTGTGGCCGCAATGGCAATACTAACTGTTTTGGTAAATAGGGAATTCATTGTTTTTCACGGTTAAAAGTGTTTAAGATGTGAAAATTCTTGTTAATTTATCTTCACAATAGAAACTGTAACAGAATTTAACAATTTATGTCTGTTGATAACTATTCTGTCAGCATTGCCAATAATTGCGCCTCAGTCAATTGGCTAATTTCCAACTTCCGCGCTTTCTCTAACTTAGAACCGGCATCTGCACCTACAACTAAAAAGTCTGTTTTTCTGCTAATTGAATCAGTAATTTTACCGCCTGATTTTTGAATTAAAGCTTTGGCTTCATCGCGTTTTAAAGTTGGTAATGTGCCAGTAACGACAAAGGTTTTACCAGCAAATTTTTGATTAATTTCGCCTACAGCTTGAGCTTCGGCGCTGTTTGCTAATTCTAAACCAATAGCCTGGATACGGGAAATTAAGCTTTGATTGGCTGGAGTACGAAACCATTGATAGACTGATTGGGCGATTTCTGCACCGATACCATAAACACCTGCAATATCCGATTGTCTGGCGGCTGTTAACTCTTCGACGGTGGTAAACTTCTCTGTGAGTAATTGGGCGTTGACGCTGCCAACGTGACGGATGCCTAAACCATATAATACTCTAGCCCAGGGTTGAGTTTTTGATTGAGCGATCGCATTGATCAATTTTTCCGCCGATTTTTTTCCCATGCGTTCTAATGCACACAAGTCTTCTATTTTCAAGTCATATAAATCAGCCACGGAATGGACTAAGCCTTTATCTACAAGTTGATACACCAACTTTTCGCCTACACCTTTAATATCTAACGCGTCACGACTGACCCAATGTTCAATTTCACCCTTGAGAATGGCGGGACAGGAAGCATTTATACATCTAGTAACTGCTTCTCCAGTTTCCCTGACTACTAGCTGTCCACAGGCTGGACAATGGGAAGGCATAATGAAAGGTTGGGTATTAACGGGACGTAGTTCTTTGATTACCCGGACTACTTCGGGAATGATTTCCCCGGCTTTGCGAACAATCACGGTGTCGCCAATACGGATGTCTAATTGTTCAATGCGATCGCTATTATGTAAGGTAGCACGGGAAACTGTTGTCCCCGCTAATTGTACGGGCAACATTTCCGCTAAGGGAGTTAATGCCCCGGTTCTGCCAACGTTAACAGTGATTTTTTCTACACGGGTTGGGGCTTCTTCGGCGGGATATTTTAAGGCTATAGCCCAGCGGGGAAACTTCTGTGTAAACCCCAATTGTTCTTGCAGTCTAAAAGTATTTAATTTGACGACAACACCATCTGTCATATAGGGAGAATTCAGCCGTTCTGTATCCCAATATTGGTAATATTCAACAACTTCAGCAATAGAATGGCAGAGTTTATGGTTGGTATCAACTCGAAAACCAAGTCTTTGCAATAATTCCAAAGCTTCCCATTGGGTATTGGCAATACTGGAATCATCCAACCCCGTAATATGCAAAGTATAAGCAAAGAAATCTAACTGTCGTTGTGCGACAATGCGAGAATCTAATTGTCTGAGCGTACCTGCTACAGCATTGCGCGGGTTAGCAAATATTTGTTCACCAGCTTTTTGTCTTTTCTGATTAATTTCTTTAAACACCTGTAAAGGTAGAAACACTTCTCCCCGTACTTCCACTTTAGCAATATTTTCTAAACCGTCAAAATTCAAACGCAGGGGAATTGAGCGAATAGTTCTCACATTTTGGGTAATCTCTTCACCCATTACCCCATCTCCTCTCGTTGTCCCCCTGACTAAAACTCCATTTTCGTAAGTTAATGCTAAAGCAGCACCATCAATTTTCAACTCAGATACATATTCTATATCTCCGTCATTATACTGAGTTGGTGAGTGTCGCCGCCACCGTTGATCCCAATTTTGCAATTCTTCAATATTAAACGCATTTTCCAGGCTGTACAGGGGGATATTATGACGGACTGAGGTAAAATGGGTAGCAGGTCTTTCCCCAACGCGCTGAGTCGGACTATCAGCAGTAATTAATTCGGGATTGTTAGTTTCTAATTCTTGCAACTCTCGATACAGCCGATCATAAACCGTATCTTCCATAATTGGCGCATCTAGAACATAATAAGCGTAGCCTGCTTTTTGTAGCAAACATCGTAGTTCTTCTATACGTTTGGTTTCAGGTTGAGTTGACATCATGAGTTTCATAACAAAAAATAATAACAGTGGGACTTTAATTATAAGAAAATAGGCTGAAAACCCTTGAAATTAAGTTTTGGAGCGTGGCGGAAAAACTTAATTGTCCTTGAGGCAAGGGATGAAAGCCAGCCAGAGGCTTTAGCCTCCAGTGAACTATGCTATACTTACTTGCAACAGGAAAGGTAATCAACCTGTCTAAAAACCTAAATGCCTGACGGCAATCTGTACCTTGACAATTGAAGATATGGGGTTCTATTCCATAGTTCTAGTGACTGCCCTCCGAATAGGTAAAATCTTCATGGGAGCTAGACGACACAGGATTTAAACTCAATCAAAATTTGCAGCAATGCAACTACCTCCGGGCAGGAGGAAAGTTAACGCTTGGGGAGAGAACCACCTCTGACTTAGATACCGCAAGGGGTCTAAGCTAAGTGGACTCGTTGAACCAAGAATCCCCGTGTCTTTAGACCGGGGAGTGTCAAAAGGAAAGTAGTAAGCAATCATGACTCAAACTTTTACATATCAACCCCCTATCATTATCGCTCATCGCGGCGCAAGTGGCTACCGTCCTGAACATACTTTAGCAAGTTATGAGTTAGCAATTGATTTAGGTGCTGATTATATTGAACCTGATTTAGTGATAACTAAAGATGGTATTTTGATTGCCCGTCATGAAAATGAAATATCAGAAACTACCGATATTGCTAATCATCCAGAATTTGCTCATTTAAAAACTACGAAAATTATTGATGATGAAATTAAAACTGGTTGGTTTACAGAAGATCTTACCATAGCAGAAATCAAAACTTTAACAGCACAAGAACGCATTCCCCAACTTCGTCCCCAAAATACAGCTTATAACGGCATATTTACTATTCCCACTTTTCAAGAAATCATTGATTTAGCAAAGCATAAAAGTCAAACAATTGGCCGCCATATTGGCATTTATCCAGAAACCAAACATCCCAGTTATTTTCAATCTGTTGGTTTACCATTAGAAGCCACTTTATTATTGAATTTGCAGGAAATTAATTTACCGATATTTATTCAATCTTTTGAAGTTAGTAACCTCAAAGAATTATCTCAGAAAACTGATTTGCCTTTAGTGCAATTAATTAATAATATTGGTAAACCTTATGATTTTGTGATTGAGAATGATCCTCGGACTTATGCAGATTTATTAACGCAAAAAGGGTTAAGAGAAATTGCGGAATATGCCCAAGCAATAGGTGTACATAAAAACTTATTGATTCCTAGAGATAATTATGGTAAATTATTATCACCGACATCTTTAATTATAGATGCTCATGCAGCTAATTTACAAGTTCATGCTTGGACTTTTAGAAATGAGGATTTTTTCTTACCTTTAGACTTGCAAGGAAATCCGCAAAAAGAATATGAAATATTTTTTAGTTTAGGTATAGATGGTGTATTTAGTGATTATCCAAATATAGCTTTAACTGTTAAACTAAATGAATAATTTATCATTCAATCGCTTAACTCAAGTTGCTAAACTTTTTCTCAAATTAGGCATTATTGGTTTTGGTGGACCAGTTGCCCATATTGCTATGATAGAAGATGAAGTAGTTAAACGTCGTCAATGGTTGACACAAGAACATTTTTTAGACTTATTAGGGGTAACTAACTTAATTCCTGGACCTAATTCCACAGAAATTGCTATTCATATAGGATACATTTATGCAGGATGGTTAGGCTTAATTGTTGCGGGAGTTTGTTTTATTTTCCCTGCGGTTTTAATTACAGGTTTATTTGCTTATTTATATGTCAATTATGGGACTTTACCCCAAGTTTTACCTTTACTTTATGGAATTAAACCTGTTGTTTTAGCAATTATTATGAATGCTATTTGGGGTTTAGGGAAAAAAGCGGTAAAAACCCGAAAATTACTCATCATTGCTATAGCAGTTGGCTTAATCACTTGGTTTGCTAAAGTTAACGAAGTTATGGCTTTATTGCTAGGAGGAATATTAGGAATGATTTGGTTACGCAGTAGTAATCAAATTAATTTAATGATAATTGGTTTAACTACAAGTACATTTTTGCAAACTACTGCAACTGTGAATACAGCTATAAATAATCATGTATCTGTACCTTTGTGGCAATTGGGTTTATTTTTTCTCAAAGTTGGTAGTGTGCTGTTTGGTGGTGGTTATTTATTAATAGCATTTTTACAAGGAGGATTAGTAGAAGAATTCGGTTGGTTAACACAACAACAATTATTAGATGCTATTGCTATTGGGCAATTTACTCCTGGTCCTGTACTTTCTACTGCGACATTTATTGGTTATATAATTGCTGGATTTCCGGGGGCAATTGTGGCAACTTTGGGAATTTTTCTCCCCTCATTTTTACTTGTTGCTGCTTTAAATCCTTTCATGAATCCTATTCGTAATTCATCTTGGACAAGACCTTTTTTAGATGCTGTCAATGTGAGTGCTGTAGCGTTAATGGTATTAACTACAATTCAATTAGGAATAGCTACTTTAATATTACCAAAAACTCCTTATGTGGATTTTTTAGGTTTAGGAATTTCTATTATTTCGGCAATTTTAGCAATTCGCTACCGCATTAATGCTGCTTACTTGATTTTAGGAGGTGGTATTATTGGTTGGAGTGCGTTAATGTTCGGTTATCTTGATTAAGAAGATAAATTATCTGTTAGAATTTCCGCATTGCGATTACTTGCTTCTTTGCGTCATACTTGCAATTGTGCATTCGTCGGCTTTTTTGTACAACCTACCAGGTAAACTATACCTATCCCCAAAGATACTAAAGCCCAGTTTTTCCAGATATTCAATACAACCACATTCAAAACTACTAGGAAAGTTTACAAAATGGCGTTAACTAAGTTAGAAATAACACCGTAATCCATTTTTGGACAATCATTCAACATTACTTCAAAAAAATATTGTTTGGAAACTAACAAACTTATGGTATTATCAGTAGAAAACAGCGGATACGAAGCGAAAACCCAAGAAATTGCTAAACAAGTTTTAGCTGCTAGTCAGGAAAATCGCTCATTTTTATCAGCTTTACGCGACCAAATGCGCTGGGATGATAAACTACTCGATTGGGCTATGAGTAATCCGGGTTTAAGAGTACAATTATTTCGGTTCATTGATACTTTGCCCGCAATACATAGTAAATCAGAAATCGCCTCCCATATGCAAGAATATTTGGGAGATGAATCGGTAGAACTACCCGCAGCTTTAAAAGCAATCTTAAATTTTGCTAACCCCGATTCTATGCCCGCACAGGTAGCAGCGACAACCGTGGGAACTGCTGTAGAAACTTTAGCACACAAGTATATTTCCGGCGAAAATATTAAGCAAGTCATCAAAACCGTTGAGAGACTGCGAAAAGAGAAAATGGCTTTCACCATTGATTTACTCGGTGAAGCGGTAATTACGGAAGTAGAAGCGCAATCTTATTTAGAAAGATACCTGGAATTGATGCAGCAATTGGTAGAAGCATCAAAAAATTGGGCGAAAATTCCCGCTATTGATGAAGCTGACGGCGAAAATATCCCGAAAGTTCAGGTTTCTGTCAAATTAACGGCGTTTTACTCCCAATTTGACCCTTTAGATGCTCAAGGTAGTGAAGCAAGAGTCAGCAATCATATTCGGACTTTACTCCGTCGCGCTCAAGAATTGGGCGCAGCAGTCCATTTTGACATGGAACAATACGCCTACAAGGATATTACTTTTACCATTCTCAAAAAACTGTTACTGGAAGAGGAATTTCGTCAACGCACAGATATTGGCATGACAATCCAAGCATATCTGCGTGATAGTGAACAAGACGCTAGAGATATCATTGCTTGGTTAAAACAACGCGGTTATCCTCTCAGTATTCGCTTGGTTAAAGGTGCATATTGGGATCAGGAAACTATTAAAGCTGCTCAAAAGCATTGGCCACAACCAGTTTACAATGATAAAGTCGCCACCGATGCCAATTTTGAGACGATTACGCAACTATTACTCGAAAATCATGAGTATGTCTATTCTGCCATAGGAAGTCATAATGTGCGATCGCAATCTCGCGCCATAGCCATAGCGGAAAGTCTCAATGTTCCCCGTCGTCGCTTTGAAATGCAAGTGCTTTACGGCATGGGTGATAAAATAGCTAAAGCTTTGGTAGATAAGGGTTATCGCGTCCGGGTCTATTGTCCCTACGGTGACTTATTACCGGGAATGGCTTATTTAATTCGTAGGTTGTTGGAAAATACCGCAAATAGCTCCTTTTTACGCCAAAATTTAGAAAATCGTCCAATTGAAGAATTACTAGCACCACCAATACCAGTTCTAACTTCCCCCTCGCTTGCGGGGGGGACTGAGGGGGGGTTCTGCGGTGTTGCGGATACTGATTTTGCCAAGGAAGAAAGCAGGGATAGTTCGCGTTTAGCTTTCGAGGGTGTACGTCCGCAGTTGGGTAAAACTTATTTACCTTTCATTAATGGGGAATATGTAAATACGACAACTTTTGTAGATTCTCTTAACCCTTCTAACTTTAGTCAAATTGTCGGTAAAGTAGGTTTACTTAGCATTGAACAAGCTGAGGAAGCAATGAAATTTGCTAAAGCTGCTTTTCCCGCTTGGAAAAAAACTCCTGTTAAGCAACGTGCGGATATTTTGCGTCAAGCTGGGAAGTTAATGGAAGAAAGACGCGCTGAACTTTCCGCTTGGATAGTTTTGGAGGTGGGGAAACCTGTTAAGGAAGCTGACGGGGAAGTTTCGGAAGCTATTGATTTTTGTCTTTATTATGCTGAGGAAATGGAACGGTTGGATAAGGGTGTAATTTATGATGTGGTTGGGGAAACCAATCGTTATATTTACCAGCCCAAAGGAATCGCTATTGTGATTTCTCCCTGGAATTTTCCTTTGGCTATTGCTTGCGGTATGACTGTCGCTGCTTTGGTTTCGGGAAATTGTACTTTACTCAAACCGGCGGAAACTTCTTCTGTTATTACTGCAAAATTTACAGAAATCTTAATGGAAGCGGGAATCCCCAAAGGTGTTTTTCAATACGTTCCTGGTAAGGGTTCTCAAGTCGGCGCTTATTTGGTAAATCATCCTGATACTCATGTCATTGCTTTTACTGGTTCTCAAGAAGTAGGTTGTAGAATTTACGCAGAAGCCGCAATTCTCAAACCTGGTCAAAAGCATCTTAAAAAGGTAATTGCAG is a window encoding:
- a CDS encoding energy-coupling factor ABC transporter substrate-binding protein; translated protein: MNQSKKSLNNWFLILGVLALAVAPLIFVRGGKFAGSDDKAKAAITEIQPEYKPWFKSIFEPASGEIASLLFASQAALGAGVVGYAIGIYKGRSQQPKREE
- the ligA gene encoding NAD-dependent DNA ligase LigA; the protein is MMSTQPETKRIEELRCLLQKAGYAYYVLDAPIMEDTVYDRLYRELQELETNNPELITADSPTQRVGERPATHFTSVRHNIPLYSLENAFNIEELQNWDQRWRRHSPTQYNDGDIEYVSELKIDGAALALTYENGVLVRGTTRGDGVMGEEITQNVRTIRSIPLRLNFDGLENIAKVEVRGEVFLPLQVFKEINQKRQKAGEQIFANPRNAVAGTLRQLDSRIVAQRQLDFFAYTLHITGLDDSSIANTQWEALELLQRLGFRVDTNHKLCHSIAEVVEYYQYWDTERLNSPYMTDGVVVKLNTFRLQEQLGFTQKFPRWAIALKYPAEEAPTRVEKITVNVGRTGALTPLAEMLPVQLAGTTVSRATLHNSDRIEQLDIRIGDTVIVRKAGEIIPEVVRVIKELRPVNTQPFIMPSHCPACGQLVVRETGEAVTRCINASCPAILKGEIEHWVSRDALDIKGVGEKLVYQLVDKGLVHSVADLYDLKIEDLCALERMGKKSAEKLINAIAQSKTQPWARVLYGLGIRHVGSVNAQLLTEKFTTVEELTAARQSDIAGVYGIGAEIAQSVYQWFRTPANQSLISRIQAIGLELANSAEAQAVGEINQKFAGKTFVVTGTLPTLKRDEAKALIQKSGGKITDSISRKTDFLVVGADAGSKLEKARKLEISQLTEAQLLAMLTE
- a CDS encoding energy-coupling factor ABC transporter permease is translated as MAVISFYLVVNFPKPAYAMHIMEGFLPVQWAIFWWVVSLPFFMLGLRSLTRITQANPELKLLLGLAGAFTFVLSALKIPSVTGSCSHPTGTGLGAVLFGPLTMTVLGSLVLLFQALLLAHGGLTTLGANAFSMAIAGPFAAYWIYNFTMRLSGKQKIAIFLAAALADLLTYIITSIQLALAFPAPVGGFIASFAKFAGIFAITQVPLAISEGLLTVLVWNWLQSYNPQELELLQLIKGKNQSHEPI
- the cbiQ gene encoding cobalt ECF transporter T component CbiQ, with protein sequence MTLQLDTLAYTNQLRRLPPEHKLIFALTTLIISLCAHPLVQILIVIWMSIWTVIYAKIPVGVYWRLLMFTIVFCLTSLPALMVNGVAIADVQIVQLDSWYGMTFGQFYLYISRSGSIQAWEIVTRSLASVSCLYFLMLTVPFTEILQTLRWLRFPALLTDLLLLMYRFIFILLKTANELLTAQNSRGGYCNWQTSMKSLALLIGQLLQRTLQQYSQFSLGLQARGFAGELRFWHPRRYRPSPRYIIEAICGCVLLIGLEICQNAGIFTRI
- a CDS encoding energy-coupling factor ABC transporter ATP-binding protein, whose product is MQEYLLEFEQVHYTYPGSQRLQQSALNGLTMKIPSGKKCALIGQNGCGKTTLFLLANGLYKPNYGIVKWCGKPLIYNRQHLSKIRQKVGLVFQDPEQQLVASTVEEDISYGLCNLGLPTAEIQQRVEQILDEFELTNLAETPVHHLSLGQKKRVSIADIMVLKPQLLILDEPTAYLDIKHTRNLMKTLKKIHQHGHTLLMATHDLDLVYRWADWVFVMDKGQLMLEGTPEDVFSQSLLLEELELGVPLIYEMLVNGLSPEEGIIIERVRQRILKDG
- a CDS encoding fasciclin domain-containing protein yields the protein MNSLFTKTVSIAIAATTLFVSVPAFAGTKPAAKPATPHTSTQTVGTIVEVASGNSSFTTLVAAIKAAGLVETLSAKGPFTVFAPTDAAFKALPKGTLEKLLHPENKATLVKILTYHVVPGEITAKSIKAGDVKTVEGASVKIQVKKGRVTIGNAKVTKADVKASNGVIHVIDKVLLPPDVKL
- a CDS encoding ABC transporter ATP-binding protein; its protein translation is MSNSILKTHNLTIGYKTFQKTTRNVASNISTSLQTGELVCLLGPNGAGKSTLLRTLAGMQPPIAGEVKLLENDIYKLPPQELAKLLSLVLTEKIDVGMLSAYALVSMGRYPYTDWWGKLTPEDEEIINWAMKSVGAVNLAQRNVSELSDGERQKIMIARALAQSPMVMLLDEPTAFLDLPRRVEIMQLLRQLARDTNQAILLSTHDLDLALRLADKIWLLGINGILHVGAPEDLILSGAFADTFRSEGVEFNIFSGEFNLHIPEKGTVNLIGEGVAAIWTIRALERVGFTVLQGGKSAQITVEVISSPEQFVWQITKNRDVSIYYSVSEVIKFLNIIR